The following coding sequences are from one Musa acuminata AAA Group cultivar baxijiao chromosome BXJ1-6, Cavendish_Baxijiao_AAA, whole genome shotgun sequence window:
- the LOC103989984 gene encoding RING-H2 finger protein ATL46-like, translating into MAWLLSHGKNRHGAHPPPGLSILRRDSFPFPSSQAPPTASSASSRISPAALFTIVILALIFFVSGLLHLLVRFLIRKRPSSAATSSSPHSNARRRAADLSGGSGSLQRQLQQLFHLHDSGLDQAFIDALPLFLYKEILGSKDPFDCAVCLSEFAPEDKLRLLPGCGHAFHLNCIDAWLLSNSTCPLCRGAIFLQGLTVENPMFDLDDPREEEGEEEGFSAPRDADGDDIAAEKRVFPVRLGKFKNLSDGDLSVDVDIDVNDDGIGIDVESVRREVGETSSSNLDARRCFSMGSYQYVVADSNLQVTLSGTARNGDDRGTGYSGEAVSNEGMRLGVGYRDESFSVSKIWQWSERRGKFPPTCADAAAAFDGGLPWLWPDLEDA; encoded by the coding sequence ATGGCTTGGCTTCTCTCCCATGGCAAGAACAGGCACGGAGCTCATCCTCCTCCTGGTCTTAGCATCTTGAGAAGGGACTCATTCCCATTCCCGTCATCCCAAGCTCCGCCAACAGCATCCTCCGCAAGCAGCAGGATAAGCCCAGCAGCCCTCTTCACCATAGTCATTCTCGCACTCATCTTCTTCGTCTCCGGCCTCCTCCATCTCTTGGTGAGGTTCCTCATCAGGAAGCGACCTTCCTCCGCCGCCACCTCATCTTCCCCGCACTCCAATGCGCGCCGCCGCGCCGCCGATCTCTCCGGTGGCTCCGGTTCCCTCCAACGCCAGCTCCAGCAGCTGTTCCACCTCCATGACTCCGGCCTGGACCAGGCCTTCATCGACGCGCTACCGCTGTTCCTCTACAAGGAGATCCTTGGCTCCAAGGACCCGTTCGACTGCGCTGTCTGCTTATCCGAGTTCGCCCCGGAAGACAAGCTCCGACTGTTGCCGGGGTGCGGCCACGCATTCCACCTCAACTGCATCGACGCGTGGCTGCTCTCCAACTCCACCTGCCCGCTCTGCCGGGGAGCCATATTCCTGCAGGGGCTGACGGTGGAGAATCCCATGTTTGATCTCGACGACCCGAGGgaggaagagggggaggaggagggattCTCGGCTCCCCGGGATGCCGACGGAGATGACATTGCGGCGGAGAAGAGGGTGTTCCCTGTGAGGCTGGGTAAGTTCAAGAACCTGAGTGATGGAGACCTCAGCGTCGATGTCGACATCGACGTCAATGATGATGGCATCGGCATCGACGTCGAGAGCGTGAGGAGAGAAGTGGGGGAGACCAGCAGCAGCAATTTGGATGCCAGGCGCTGCTTCTCCATGGGCTCGTATCAGTATGTGGTCGCTGACTCCAACCTCCAAGTGACTCTTTCTGGCACCGCAAGGAACGGAGACGACAGAGGAACAGGGTACAGTGGGGAAGCTGTGAGCAATGAGGGGATGAGGTTGGGCGTTGGCTACAGAGATGAGAGCTTCTCTGTGTCGAAGATCTGGCAATGGTCTGAGAGGAGGGGCAAGTTTCCTCCTACATGTGCAGACGCTGCTGCTGCCTTTGATGGGGGCTTGCCATGGCTATGGCCAGATTTGGAGGATGCATGA